A segment of the Candidatus Protochlamydia naegleriophila genome:
ACCTTGCAGCTGGCCAAGGTTGGAGGGTATACGACGGGAGGGACAATTCATTTTGTCATCAACAATCAAATCGGTTTTACAACCATTCCACGCGACTCCCGCTCGACGCCATACTGCACAGATATTGCTAGAGCCTTTGGGCTGCCTGTTTTTCACGTCAATGCTGAAGATCCAGACAGCTGTGTTCTTGCAACGCTGCTTGCATTGGAGATCCGTCAAAGGTTCCATTGCGATGTCTTCATCGACTTAAATGGATATCGCAAATATGGGCACAATGAGGGGGATGAGCCCGCTTATACGCAGCCTTTAGAGTATCGTTTAATCAAGAGCAAGAAATCGATTAGAGAGCTCTACCGCAACCGGCTCCTCGAGGATCAAGCGATCGCTAAGGACGTTGTCGAGCAAATGGAAGAGGGATTTAAAGCAGGCTTGCAAGAGGTCTATGGGAAGCTGCAGGAGAAAAAGGGCGCTTCTCCGGCTCGCGATCAGATGGAGCGTCCAAGTGATCAGGCCTTATTTCAGCCGGTTAAGACAGGAGTTGATCGGGAGCTTTTGCTTTCTTTGGCCGAGCGTTTTAGCCACGTTCCTGAAGGATTTAGCCTCCATCCAAAAATCGAGCATCTAGTCAAAGATCGATTGAATCGCATCAAAGAAGATAAGCCAATTGATTGGGGCTTAGGCGAGTATTTAGCCTACGCGACGCTGCTTGATGAAGAAGTCCCGGTGCGCATTTCTGGTCAAGATAGCTGCCGTGGCACATTTAGCCATCGCCATGCGATATGGGTCGATCAGCAAGTAGAAAAGGACTATTATCCGCTCGCGCATCTCAAAGCCAAGCAGGGAAAGTTTGAAGTTGTCAATTCCCCTCTATCGGAGATGGCGGTTTTGGGATTTGAATATGGCTATAGCGTTGCCTGTTTAAAGGGGCTCACCATATGGGAAGCTCAGTTTGGTGACTTTGCCAATGGGGCTCAGGTCATTATCGATCAGTACATTGCGAGTGGTGAGCAAAAATGGGGACAAAAGTCTGGTCTCGTCATGCTTCTCCCTCACGGGTATGAAGGACAGGGTCCAGAGCACTCTTCTGCAAGGCTTGAGCGCTTTTTATCTCTAGCTGGTCACGACAATATGCAAGTCGTCAATCCCACGACGCCGGCCCAGCTTTTTCATCTTTTGCGGCGCCAAATGCATCGCTCTTTTCATAAGCCTTTGATTGTCTTTACGCCGAAAGGATTGCTCCGCCATCCAGCCTGTGTCAGTTCCTTGGCTGATTTGGCTCAATTAACTTTTCAAGATATTTTGGACGATCCAGTGCAGGATGGGACTGCTATCAAGCGGCTCGTTTTGTGCAGTGGACGTCTGTATTATGACCTCTTGGCTGAGAAGGCTAAAACTAAGCGTAGCGATATTGCTTTGATTCGCATCGAACAGCTCTATCCTTTGAATAAGGTGCGCTTGAAAGAGATTTTGGCTCGTTATAGCAAGGTAAAGGACTATTTATGGGTGCAAGAAGAGCCTCAAAATATGGGAGCTTGGAGTTTTATCTCCCCTTATTTGATTCCAATGCTTGCGAAGGGATTGTCTTTGCTTTACGTGGGGCGTCAGTGTAGTGCAACACCTGCTACTGGATCGCATCAGCTTCACGAACAAGAACATGTTAACATTTTAAAACAGGTCTTTCAGACATGAAGAGTGAAATTAAAGTGCCTGCCATGGGGGAATCCATAGCTGAAGCTGTGATTGGTCAAATTCTTTCACCAGAAGGATCCATCGTCAAAGCCGATGCAGAAATTTTGGAATTGGAAACGGATAAAGTCAATCAGGTGCTCTATGCTCCGCGAGCGGGCAAGGTTTTCTTGTCTGTGAAGCTTGGAGAGACTGTCAAAATTGGGCAGGTCATCGGCTTCGTTGAAGAGAGCAGCGCTGTGCAAGCCGAAGTGGCGAAGTCTTCTCCAGTTGCAAGGCAGGAAGCTCCCTCTTCTGATTCTGCCAAGCAACAAGCATCAATTGTCCCTGTTCAGCTAGCTTCTGCAAAAAGTGAAACTGATGACCCTTCTTTGCGTTGGACGAAGGAATCTTTTCTATCCGAGCTGCAGGCTCTCCAAGGTGCTGCTCCTAAGCAGATCCCCTCGGCAACAGGTCCAGTCACGAGCCCTGCTTCAAAATCTGCGGCCGGCAAAGAGGAAACGAGGAAGCCCATGTCAAAAATTCGGCGGGTCATTGCGAGCAGGCTAGTGGAGGCTCAGCAGACGATGGCCATGCTCACAACCTTTAATGAGGTTGATTTGTCAGAGGTGATCGCTTTAAGGGAAAAACACAAGGAGCTTTTTATCAAGAAGTATGGCACGAAGCTTGGTTTCATGTCTTTTTTTGTGAAGGCTGCTGTATCGGCACTGCAAGCTTATCCTAACGTCAATTCTTATCTTGATGGCGAAGATATTGTTCAGCGCCACTACTATGACATAGGCATTGCTGTTGGAACCGATAGGGGAACGCTTGTTCCAGTCGTGCGAGGCTGTGATCGGCTAAGTTTTGCACAGATTGAGCTTGCCATCGACGAGTTTGCCAAAAAATCGAGGGATGGAAAGGTTGCGGCTGATGATCTGCAGGGAGGCGGCTTTACCATCACAAATGGCGGCGTCTATGGATCGCTTTTGTCGACTCCTATTTTAAATCCGCCTCAATGTGGAATCCTAGGAATGCATAAGATTGAAAAGAGAGCGGTCGTAGTCAATGATCAAATCGTGATTCGCCCCATGATGTATCTGGCACTAAGTTACGATCACCGCCTGATAGATGGAAAGGAGTCGGTCGCCTTTTTAGTTCATATTAAGAATGCTTTAGAAGATCCTTCACGCTTATTGTTAGACTTATAAACAGAAAGAAAGAGGAGTCAATCAGATGGCTGAGCGTTATGATGTAGCAATTATTGGGGCAGGTCCTGGCGGATATGCAGCAGCCATCCGCGCGGCTCAGCTCGGATTTAAGACCATTTGCATTGATAAAAGAAACACCCTTGGAGGGACATGCCTCAATGTGGGGTGCATTCCTTCTAAGACGCTGCTGCATGCTACAGGGCTTTTCTCTATTTTACAGCGAGAAGGAAGCTTGAATGCGATCGAATGCTCGCAAGTGAAAATGGACTTTCCAAAACTCATGGCGCGCAAAAGAGAGGTTGTTAAAGGACTTGTTGATGGCGTTGCAGGGCTTTTTAAAAAAAATGGAGTAGTCTCTTTACAAGGAGAGGCATCATTTATTGATCCTCATCGTCTAAGGGTGAGCAGTGGTTCGCAGGCGAGCGAAATTGAGGCCGATTCGATTATCCTTGCTACAGGTTCTGAGCCCATTGCCTTGCCGGGCCTGCCTTTTAATGAAAAAAATGTCGTGTCATCGACAGGAGCATTGAGCTTCTTGCAAGCTCCAAAAAGGCTTCTTGTTATAGGCGGCGGCGTCATTGGCGTGGAGCTTGCTTCTGTTTACAATCGACTAGGTTCTAGCGTGACTATCATCGAGATGCTCGACCGCCTTTGCCCTGCCATGGAGGTAGCGCTTACGAAGCAGCTTCTGCAAATTCTTAAGAAGCAAGGGATCCAATTCAAATTATCATCCAAGGTTGTGAATGCCGTTGTACAGCCAGAAGAAGTTATTTTGACGGTTGAGTCGGAAGGGCAGCTGCAAAATGTGAGCGGCGATTCCGTCTTAGTGGCTGTCGGGCGCAGGCCCTATAGTCAGGGGCTTGGACTCGACAAGATTGGCATTACAGTCGATCGAAGGGGATTTGTGCCTGTCGATGGATTCTTCCGCACTCAGCAGCCCCATATTTTTGCCATTGGAGATTTGATTGATGGAGTAATGTTGGCCCACAGAGCGACTGAAGAAGGGGTGGTCGTTATTGAATGGTTGAAGGGAGAGCGGTCAAACGTAAATTATTTGGCAATTCCAAACGTGATTTACACAGATCCAGAAGTGGCGTCAGTGGGATTGACAGAGCAAGAGGCGAAAGAGACCGGGCGCTCATTGCTTGTAGGGACCTCTTTTTTTAGGGGAAATTCACGTGCACGCTGCACAGGCGAGACTGAAGGATTTGTGAAAGTCATTGGAGATAGAGAGACTGGCCGATTGATGGGGATGCATATTATTGGGACGCATGCATCTGAGCTAATTGCAGAAGGAATGCTCGCGATGCAGCTTGGAGCTACATTGGCAGAGATTGGACAAGCTGTGCAAGCGCATCCCACTTTAAGCGAAGCCATTAAAGAAGCCGCTCTGCAAGCACTTGGGCGCCCCATTAATTCTTAGACTCTACGTATCCGGCAAGGGATGGACCCTTGCCTTCGTAACTGCTACGCTGCCACATATCCCAGTTAAGGTTTAAGGCAATCCGGCTCTTAGTAGTTGTGCGATGTTCCGCATCCGCAAGAAGAGCGGACGTTTGGATTTGAGATTTTAAATCCAGATCCGCGCAAGCCATCGACGAAATCGATTTCTGAACCGAGGAGACGCGGAACCATGGCTTTTTTTACATGGATTTCAATACCATTAGATGTGAAGATTTGATCTTCCGCATCTGCTTTTTCAGAAAAATCTAAAACGTATTCGAAACCATTGCAGCCAGCCATTTCTTCAGCAAAGCGCATGCCCCATCCCTGCTTGTTCTCGTCATTCAAAATTTCTAGAAATTTTGAAGCGCCGCGAGCTGTGATGCTGATGGATGATTGATCGATAGGCTCTTCTAATAAAACATTGAGGCGATGGACAAGTTCATCGATTTGTTCATTGGTCTTGCCATGGCTCATCATTCCACCTTCAAGAGTTTCCCATACGGCCGCATGGCAACCCACACAGTGGAGGCCGGCATTCGTAATTTCTTGAGAGAGCTTTTGCGCCTTGAAGGGGAACATGCCTAAGATGTCTTCGATCGTCATCAGACGTGTAATTTTTGTTGGAGCTTGCTGCTGCTTCTTCGGTGCAGAGCAGCATCCACCTGAATGAGAATCCTCTTTAGGAGCGGGAGAGCAACAGCCGCCAGAATGTGAATGCTCTTTAGGAGCTGGAGAGCAGCAACCACCAGAATGCGAGTGGGAATGAGAATGATCGTCATGTTTAGGTTTTGAACAACAGGACATAGTATTTCCTCTTTAATAATTGTTAAGAGGATGTTTTCAAATCCAACCAGTCGCGCAAAAAATGGCTTAACTAATTAGATTTGAAAACACCCTCTAGTTCTTTGCTTAGTTGTGTAATGGATGCCGAAGTGACTCCAAAACGGGGTTCTGAAGTTACTTTGGTATAGTCTAAATGTAATTAAAATGAAATGCGAACGCGCCCTTTTTTAATGCGGCATTGACAAGCTAAACGTTCGTGACAAGTTCCTTCACCAAGGAAATCTTCCTCTTCTTGCGTTGGAGAAGAGAGGTTTTCTTTGCCTTCTTTCACTTCGATGACACAAGTTCCGCAAACTCCTTCCGTGCATGCAAAAGGAACACCAGCTTCTTCGCAAACTTCGGCAATTGGAGAATCGTCTGGCAATTCAGTTTCTTCATCATTATGGTCAAATACTAATGTAGCCATGAATCTTTACTCCTAACAACGGCTTTTTATAAAACCTGGTCGGTAAGACCGGTTCTAACTTGAGTTCTTAAAGCTCAAGTTTCTAATAAATTCATACTGAATAATTTAATTATGTTAAATTATCGTTTAAATTTATTATAAGATCAAGGTTTTTTTACTAAGAGGCCCATAGCCAAGCACAGGTTGTAAGTGATTGAATAGAAGGCTTCTTTAAAAATGCGAAGATTTTTGAGTAGATTGATCATTACTTGAGAGCATATAGGACTATAGGGCCGAACAATTGGTGATCAAAGTGCTAAAAGGCAATATTAACAGCCAAGTAGAGTTTGCCCGATCCAAAAGGCCATTAGGCCTTTTGGATGACGAGTCAAAGGTTGTTTGTGCAAGCATTACCGGCATTTGAGAGAATTTTATTTTTTGCAAGATGACTGTTCAGCCTGATTTCTTCTCTTTGGGCAAGTTGCGCAATTGCCGCATGCTGTTTGCCCTTTATAGACTAAGAGGATGCCTAATAAGATAAAGGGAATGCTGAGCCATTGCCCCATTTGTAGGGAGCCGCTCTCTAGGATCGATTCTTGCGTCGCCTTCCAAAATTCTAAAATAAAGCGGCTTGAAAAGATGAAGATGAAGAGATAACCCACATAGGTGCCAGCTCCCACTTCATTACCTCTCTTTCTCCATAAAGCATAGAGAAAGAAGAAAGTGATCAGATAGGTGACTCCTTCATAGAGTTGAACCGGATGTCTTGGAACAAGAGCACTTCCATCGGCCGGCTGTCCAAAGAGAACGGCCCATGGCAGAGATGAGGGGGTTCCTAGGATCTCTTGGTTCATAAAATTGCCGAGCCTGATAAAGAAGGCGGCTAAAGCGCTTGGAATCGCGACAAAGTCCAGGAGTCTTAGAAAGGAGAGGCTTGGCATCCATTGGCGGGCATATAGGATATAGAGGTAAAGTGCAAGCATGACTCCAAGGACACCGCCATGACTTGCTAAGCCTCCCTTCCAAACTTGAAAAATCTCTAGGGGGTGTTCTTTGAAGTAGGGCCAGTCATAGAAAAAAACGGCTCCGAGGCGGGCGCCGATCAAAGTTCCGGCAACAATAAACCAACATAAACGGTCGGATAAAAAATGGCTGGTATGGGTTGCTGTTGCGATGGCGCCTTTAAAGGTTTGTTCGAAGTCTTCCCGCTTAACTCCGCATCCTTGCAGCACCTGGTTGAAGCTATTAAGCAACTGCTCTTGTAGAAAAGGATCGCTTGCTTGATTGCCATCTGCTTTTTGCAGGTGCTCGCGCGCCTTAGGATTCAAGGCTGATAAACAACGTTGAACGAGAGGGGAAGAGTTGTTTGTGTGGAGGTGTTTGACAAGAAGCGGCCAGTTGAGGATATCGATTGATGCAAGGTGTTTGCTTTGGCGGAGGAAGCTGGCGAGGATGGGGACGATCAGAAAATAGCCAAGAATAAACCCTGTCACAAAACTGATGCCATACCACATGACGGGACGATCGAGAAGGGGGACTGTGAATGCCTCGCGAGGGGGATTCCAGTAAAGCCAAGCAATCCAGTTTCCTATTTGCATGGAACAACCTCTGTAATGCTTTTTTTGAAATCGATTTTTTAGGTACAAAAAAAGCCCTATCTCCGTTTCCAAAGATAGGGCTGAATCGGAGTAGAGGGATTCGAACCCCCGACCTACTGCTCCCAAAGCAGCCGCGCTAGCCAAGCTGCGCTATACTCCGATTTCTCTCGAAAGAGAATAGAAAACTAACATATTTTCCAATTTTTCGACAAATGAAAATGTGATATTTTTGTTATCTTGCGTTTTTATGGCTCTAAGATGGGTTTTGAGTGGGTATTTGATCTCTATTTTTTTGTAATTTTTTAGCGTTAATGAGGCATTTTATTCGTGATTGCGCCCTAATTCGAGGTCAATTGCTGTATGGACAGCTGGTTTTTTAGCTTTCGCTGAAGAGAATGTCCTCTCTTCCGGAGAAAAAAGATGAAAAAGATGAAATTTAGCTGTCAGATGAGTGGCCGTATTAGTCATGGGAGGTTTTTGCAAAAATCAACCGATTTAACGCTCGATTTTTGCAAGAACATCATGGATTCAGTACAAATAGTAGTCTGGCTTGTAGGGGCCACCGATTGGAACATCGAGATAAGCTGCTTGATTTGGGGTTAAGGTTGTCAAATGCACGCCTAGTTTTTCTAAGTGAAGCCTGGCTACTTTTTCATCGAGAATTTTTGGGAGGCGGCGAATGCTGATCGGATGGCGCTTTGGTGCAGTCCACAAGTCGATTTGAGCAAGAATTTGATTGGAAAATGAATTGGACATAACGAAGGACGGATGGCCTTTTGCGCAGCCGAGATTGACGAGTCTTCCTTGGGCAAGTAAAATTAAGCATTTATTCTTGCGTTTCCATTGATAGCGGTCGACCTGCGGTTTAATGGGAATTTCTTCAATTTCAGAATGTTCCTTTAACCAGCGCACATCAATTTCACTGTCGAAGTGTCCAATATTGCAAAGAATGGCGCCGTCTTTCATTTGTTCCATGTGCTCGCCACGGATGACATCGATGCAACCAGTAGCTGTCACAAAAACATCTCCGATGGGGGCAGCCTCTTCCATGGTTCGCACCTCGAGCCCCTCCATAGAGGCTTGATAGGCGCAGATGGGATCGATTTCGCAAATGATGACTCTGGCTCCCATTCCAGCCAAGGATTTTGCCGACCCTTTGCCGACATCGCCGAACCCTATGATGACAGCCACTTTGCCAGCTAGCATGACGTCCGTGGCCCGCTTGATTCCATCGATTAGAGATTCGCGGCATCCATACAAGTTGTCGAATTTCGACTTTGTCACAGAATTATTGACGTCGATGGCTGGAGCTCCCAGCATTCCCTGCTTTTCAAGGCGGTAGAGGTTGCGCACGCCCGTTGTGGTTTCCTCTGAAATGCCTCGAATACCAGCCAGGAGGTCTGGATGCTTGTTGTGTACCAGCTGCGTTAAGTCCCCGCCATCGTCTAATATCATATTCAAAGGATGTTCGCCAAAGTGAAGCGTTTGTTCGATGCACCATTCATACTCTTCTAATGACATGCCTTTCCATGCAAAGACCGGAATGCCTTTGTATGCCATGGCAGCAGCGGCTTCATCTTGCGTCGAATAAATATTGCATGATGACCAGCGCACCTGTGCTCCTAAGGCAATTAGTGTTTCAATCAAGACAGCCGTTTGAATAGTCAGGTGGAGACATCCAGCAATGCGGGCGCCTTTCAGCGGTTTGCTGTCGCCATATTCTCGGCGTAAGGCCATTAAGCCTGGCATTTCTTTTTCAGCCAGCTCAATCTCTCGAAGGCCTAGTTGAGCGAGTGCAATTCCTTCTTCGGAATCAATGGATAGATCTCTTGCAATGCGATAGTCTTTGGTCATGGTAGCCTCACTCAATGGACTTGTTGTCTAGGAAACATTTAAGGATCTCTTTTGCTGTTTTGATTCAATAAAAGAGATCCAGTTGAGAATTTCGCTAAGCTGATTAATATATAAACAATATTTAAATAGGCAACGCAATTTTACATATGCGGCAAAGCAGCTTGGCCACGTAATCCATAGCTCGATAGGCGGACTGCGGGCTTTGAGCGTTCTGGTTGAGTGATTTTATAGAATAAAGGGCATTGTATTGCTTGTTGGCAAACTGATCCAATACTTCAAGACCTTTATCAGTTGTTATCCATTCAGGATGCTTTCTTAAATTCTCTATGGCTTCTGAAACTTTTCCTTTTTTAAGCAGTTTTAAGCATCTAATGCGATGCTTTAAAGACTTTGCAGACTCGGGATCTTGCTGCAGATAACTTGCTTGAAGCTCTTTGAGGTTGAATAGCGTCAGGGTAGCTCCTGCGGTCATTAAGACAAAGCTAATTTTCCACGCTTCCCTTCGCTTGACATTGAAGCAATGCGCATAGCGCGGCGTTAGAAGCGCTAATAAGGCTCCTGCCAAGAGAGAAGCTTTGGCAATAGCTAAAACCTTTTGCGTAGAGGAGTGAATGGCTTTACTGTTGGCTAAGTCCCCCTGGGCCTCTTTCATCCACTGATTTATTTGGTTTTCACATTCATTTATGTTGGCGAACGAAATGTCCTGGTTCATTTTTTCCTCAATCAATTACAATATGATTCATTAAAATTAGTTGTTAGTTTTTGTTAGATGAATGATACGTTTAATATCCTTCAATAGGCTAACTTGTAATGAGTTTGAGAATTTTTGGTAACCATAAATATACTTAAATGGTTCTGACTATGTAATTGTTCGATCTGCCTTTCTTAAGAACTCTATTTCATTTTGCATACAAACGCATGAGTAACAATAAGAAGGGGCTAATGGGGCAGGAGGGATTCCTGGAAGAGTCTAGGCTTGGAGTTTTTTGATGATGGCGTGCCAAGTTGCTGCGATATCGCGGTCATCTTGATCTAAGGCTTTTTGAATGTGCTTGACGCTGGACATGACGGTTGAATGATCGCGTGAAAAGAGAAGGCCAATTTTCATGTATGGCATCTTGAGTTGTTCCCGGCATAGGTGCATGGCTAGCTGGCGTGGAAGTGCGCATTCACGGGTTTGGGCTTTGCCTAAGATGTCTTCTGTACGGATTCCATATTGTTCGGCTACGGCTTGGATAATTTTGGCAGAGGTGATGGCGGACTTTTGCTCTTCTTCGATCAAGTCGTTCAAAAGAGTTTTGGCAGCCGTTGGGGTGAGCGCTGCGAGCGTGTTTTTGGAGTCTAGGTGGAGCCTTAAGACTAAAGCTTCTAATGCGCGAATTAATGCTTTTGAATTGCTCGTAAAGGTTTCAATGAGGAAATCGGCGATTTTTACGGGCAGAGCAAAGTGGAGAGCTTGCGATTTCGCAGTCAGGAGCTGACGGATGTCTTCATTCTTGAGAGGTTTTAAGGGGAGAACAATGCCCCATTCAAAGCGGCTCACTAAGCGAGGTTCGATGAGCTGAAGTTCTTGCGGCGCACAGTTGGCGGATAAAATAATTTGCTTACCTTCCAAGTGGAGGGTGTTAAAAGTGTGGAAGAATTCTTCTTGGGTGGCACCCTTTCTTGAAAAGACGTGTACATCGTCGACTAGCAAGGCGTCGATGTTGCGGTAAGCCTGTCTAAAAACGCTCATTTCACCAGCTCGAATGGCTGTTACCACATGGTCCGTAAAGGTTTCGGCTCTTACGTAAACAGTTCTCAATCCTTGGGCTCTCAAAGCGTGCGCTAAGCTCATCAACAGATGCGTCTTTCCTGTGCCGGTACTCCCGTATAAATAAATAGGGTTGAAAGTGCCAAGTTTTGTAGAGTGGGCTTGCGGGGAGAGGCCTGCAATTTCTAGCAGAAGCTTGTGGGTCAGGTTGTTCTCTTCACTGTGCATAAAGTACTGGAACAAGCAATGAGGGTCTAAGTCATCGAAGTTAAGTTGAAAAGGAGGAGCTTTGGGATTCTTTTCTGCGAATTTCGGTTTGGTTTTTTTGACTTTTTGAGGGGAATTGGCAACGTCTAAATGGATTTTAATTCTTTTGTTGTTGCCGTTTAGCAATTTGACTTGAGCTTTGCTGCGGATGTGCTCTTCAAACCAAAGAGCCTGAAAGGAGTCTTTTGCTTCAAGATAAAGATTGCATGCATCGAAGCGTTGGATTTTTAGGGTTCTGAGCCATTTCTGGACAGTATCGATCCCTAATTCGGCTTCTTGCGATTGCAGAAAATTTTCCCAAGCTTGCATGTATGTTTATCCTTGTGGATCGATTCCATCTGTTTTTCGCATCAGTTGCATTGTAACTCGGATGTTGATTTTTCTCATTAAGAACCTCCTCGACCTCTTAAGCATGCTTTGATTTAGACTTCTTGCTTAATGAATCATTAAGCAAGAAGTCTAAAAGGCCTAGCGAGAGCGTCCTTTTTTAGGGGCTGGCTTAGGAGCTGTCGTCGGCTCTTTTTTCAGTTTTTTAGTGATATACCACTGTTGTAGGATGCCCAACAGCATGGATGAGAGCCAGTAGATGTTCAATCCTGATGGGAAGTTGTAGAACATCACTGCGAAAACAACTGTCATCATTGTTCCCATGGCTCTTTGCTGACGCTGCTGATCTGTCATCAAGTCTGGATCTTTCGGTCCTGTAGCCATGAATCTTTGCTGAATGAACATCACAAGGCCGAGCAGTATGGGCAGGAGGTGGAATTCGGTTCCGATGAAGAAAATCGGCTTGCTCCAGCTAAACAAAACGTCCGGTGCTGTTAAGTCATCGATCCAGCCAGGAATAAATGGAGCGCCGCGAAGAGCAAAGCTCGATTTCAATAGGTCGAACATTCCGATTAAGAAAGGCATCTGAATCAACAAGGGGAGGCATCCAGAAGCTGGATTGACACCTCGTTCTTTGTACAGAGACATGATTTCAATTTGTGCTTTCTTAGGATCTTTCTTGTATTTTTCTTGCAAAGCGGCCACTTCCGGGCTGATTTGCTGCATGCGCACCATGGACTTGGTTGACCATGTGTTTAACGGATAGAGCATAAGGCGCAAGCTAACTGTCAGTAAGATGATCGAAAGCCCCCACGATCCTGTTAGGTAGTGAAAGAATTTCATCAATACTAACAAGAATTTTGCAAAAGGCTCTGAAATAAAGGTAAACCAGCCGTGCATGGTTTGGCAGGCAACGTAGTCTGGGTTGTAGCCGGTTTCTGCATTGGAATACTTGGCATCGACTTCTTTTAAGATATCGCCTTCAAAAGGGCCTGCAAAGAAGCGGAAATTCATTGACCCGCCCTGAGATTTGAGGGGAAGGTAGACCATGTAACCTGGAAGATCGGCAGCTTTATACATGTCGTATTCTTGATCGATCTCAGTCAAGCGCGAAGGAACGGTTAGGCCAGAAATTGTTTGGACGCGGAAGCCGGCATCAATTTCTTTTAGAGGGTCGACAATCATTCCTAAGAAGCCGTTGGAATTACAAATCCAATCTGGATAAATGGAGGTTACGGTAGCCGAATCCTTAGGTAGATCGATCTTCTCGACTTCAGATTTTTGATTGCGCGTGATGCGATACTTTAAAGAAGGTGCGGCTCCTCCAGAAATCCATTCGACTTCGGGTATGCCCGATGTTAGCCACAATCCTCGGCTATCGCCATCAATTTGAATGGCTAAGTTGAGGGTGTAAGGGCTTTCTTGGGCAGAATCTCCAAAAGAGTAGGTTTTGGTGATGCGACGATGGTTTTGCACGGCTTCAAACGTGATGGATTTCTCATCAAAGTGTGTGACTTCATAAGGTAGTTCGGCAAGCTCTGGATAATCAGAAACAATGTTGAGTGCGTAGTATTGGGGTTTAACCTGTACCGATTTGCGAGGAGCAGCTTGGATCAGGTCGCGGCGCAGCAAGGGGTAGTAGCCGCCTAAAAATCCCTGCTCGTGAAAAGTGAATTCTTTACCGTCCGATTCAGCCGGTGTGTAGTAGGAATGGGCTGGGAAGTGGGCATTGTAAGGATGGTTTTTGACCATGTCGCGGTCAAACTCAATCTCGCGTACAACGCTTACGTGATCTTCATTTGTTTTAAAGGGAAGGTTGACTTCGGCTAAGGCCGCGCCGCGGTTAGAAAAGACTAATTGCTGATAGGCATTTTCTAGGACATAAAATTTTTCTTCGCCCTTTTGGCCGGCTGCTTGGCT
Coding sequences within it:
- a CDS encoding 2-oxoglutarate dehydrogenase E1 component yields the protein MKYNPILEGELANLDLLEHLYEQYQVDPNGLDPSWKNYFQSLDHEAAAPIINGIAPQAPSLPVEQLIDAYRRYGHLTTKINPIALNGEQKKSDPFDLAKWGLKQEDLSKMVATHGVLKEAHTSLALLIDGLRNLYCNRIGFEYKHVDHKEMEQWIQDYIETKLFQQTLSNEQKQRILDYLNRSELFETFLHTKYVGQKRFSLEGAETLIPMLAFLIEAGAEQGIQEFILGMAHRGRLNVLANILNKSYHTIFSEFDEGYIPDSLEGMGDVKYHKGYTGDNLKTPLGKAIKLILSPNPSHLESVDAVVEGKTRAKQFLANDELARKKIVPILIHGDAAVSGQGVVYETLQLAKVGGYTTGGTIHFVINNQIGFTTIPRDSRSTPYCTDIARAFGLPVFHVNAEDPDSCVLATLLALEIRQRFHCDVFIDLNGYRKYGHNEGDEPAYTQPLEYRLIKSKKSIRELYRNRLLEDQAIAKDVVEQMEEGFKAGLQEVYGKLQEKKGASPARDQMERPSDQALFQPVKTGVDRELLLSLAERFSHVPEGFSLHPKIEHLVKDRLNRIKEDKPIDWGLGEYLAYATLLDEEVPVRISGQDSCRGTFSHRHAIWVDQQVEKDYYPLAHLKAKQGKFEVVNSPLSEMAVLGFEYGYSVACLKGLTIWEAQFGDFANGAQVIIDQYIASGEQKWGQKSGLVMLLPHGYEGQGPEHSSARLERFLSLAGHDNMQVVNPTTPAQLFHLLRRQMHRSFHKPLIVFTPKGLLRHPACVSSLADLAQLTFQDILDDPVQDGTAIKRLVLCSGRLYYDLLAEKAKTKRSDIALIRIEQLYPLNKVRLKEILARYSKVKDYLWVQEEPQNMGAWSFISPYLIPMLAKGLSLLYVGRQCSATPATGSHQLHEQEHVNILKQVFQT
- the odhB gene encoding 2-oxoglutarate dehydrogenase complex dihydrolipoyllysine-residue succinyltransferase; this translates as MKSEIKVPAMGESIAEAVIGQILSPEGSIVKADAEILELETDKVNQVLYAPRAGKVFLSVKLGETVKIGQVIGFVEESSAVQAEVAKSSPVARQEAPSSDSAKQQASIVPVQLASAKSETDDPSLRWTKESFLSELQALQGAAPKQIPSATGPVTSPASKSAAGKEETRKPMSKIRRVIASRLVEAQQTMAMLTTFNEVDLSEVIALREKHKELFIKKYGTKLGFMSFFVKAAVSALQAYPNVNSYLDGEDIVQRHYYDIGIAVGTDRGTLVPVVRGCDRLSFAQIELAIDEFAKKSRDGKVAADDLQGGGFTITNGGVYGSLLSTPILNPPQCGILGMHKIEKRAVVVNDQIVIRPMMYLALSYDHRLIDGKESVAFLVHIKNALEDPSRLLLDL
- the lpdA gene encoding dihydrolipoyl dehydrogenase, which codes for MAERYDVAIIGAGPGGYAAAIRAAQLGFKTICIDKRNTLGGTCLNVGCIPSKTLLHATGLFSILQREGSLNAIECSQVKMDFPKLMARKREVVKGLVDGVAGLFKKNGVVSLQGEASFIDPHRLRVSSGSQASEIEADSIILATGSEPIALPGLPFNEKNVVSSTGALSFLQAPKRLLVIGGGVIGVELASVYNRLGSSVTIIEMLDRLCPAMEVALTKQLLQILKKQGIQFKLSSKVVNAVVQPEEVILTVESEGQLQNVSGDSVLVAVGRRPYSQGLGLDKIGITVDRRGFVPVDGFFRTQQPHIFAIGDLIDGVMLAHRATEEGVVVIEWLKGERSNVNYLAIPNVIYTDPEVASVGLTEQEAKETGRSLLVGTSFFRGNSRARCTGETEGFVKVIGDRETGRLMGMHIIGTHASELIAEGMLAMQLGATLAEIGQAVQAHPTLSEAIKEAALQALGRPINS
- a CDS encoding iron-sulfur cluster assembly accessory protein encodes the protein MSCCSKPKHDDHSHSHSHSGGCCSPAPKEHSHSGGCCSPAPKEDSHSGGCCSAPKKQQQAPTKITRLMTIEDILGMFPFKAQKLSQEITNAGLHCVGCHAAVWETLEGGMMSHGKTNEQIDELVHRLNVLLEEPIDQSSISITARGASKFLEILNDENKQGWGMRFAEEMAGCNGFEYVLDFSEKADAEDQIFTSNGIEIHVKKAMVPRLLGSEIDFVDGLRGSGFKISNPNVRSSCGCGTSHNY
- a CDS encoding 2Fe-2S iron-sulfur cluster-binding protein — protein: MATLVFDHNDEETELPDDSPIAEVCEEAGVPFACTEGVCGTCVIEVKEGKENLSSPTQEEEDFLGEGTCHERLACQCRIKKGRVRISF